A part of Saccopteryx bilineata isolate mSacBil1 chromosome 8, mSacBil1_pri_phased_curated, whole genome shotgun sequence genomic DNA contains:
- the MAGEF1 gene encoding LOW QUALITY PROTEIN: melanoma-associated antigen F1 (The sequence of the model RefSeq protein was modified relative to this genomic sequence to represent the inferred CDS: inserted 2 bases in 1 codon; deleted 3 bases in 3 codons; substituted 2 bases at 2 genomic stop codons) yields the protein QLPLPTPQAEGQKDGGQDGETRPCRLAGGGPEPQPAGKPQRGPWRLEGGGGGGGGGGGAEAALPLKGTRRLAVKALARRRAHHGLGRTVAELGQFLLVKGKKKSPIARSEMLKYVTGDLKIFFPEIIARAAERLRYVLGFELSAWQKAPYTYILINKLKPLEKEEXDLGGDVPRLGLLMMIVGFIYTKGNSARQAPAWEMLRGLEVCSSKCXYLIGHMKKLIMGDFMQQRYLHYTRVPHNSQPECELSXDPQRNLETNKMKFLDFMSKLRKKEPQYWPVQNHEASKAGAETSVRAWVRTRAHAGAGIRPWRGLRKGGGGGGAP from the exons CAGCTGCCTCTCCCTACTCCTCAGGCCGAGGGGCAGAAGGATGGCGGCCAGGACGGTGAGACGAGACCCTGCCGCCTCGCAGGAGGAGGCCCTGAGCCCCAACCTGCAGGAAAGCCCCAGAGAGGACCCTGGCGCCTTGAgggcgggggtggtggtggtggtggtggtggtggtgcagaggccGCCCTTCCTCTGAAAGGCACGAGGCGCTTGGCAGTCAAAGCCTTGGCCCGGCGCAGGGCCCACCACGGTCTGGGTCGGACGGTGGCGGAGTTGGGGCAGTTCCTGCTGGTGAAAGGC AAAAAGAAGAGCCCCATCGCTCGCTCCGAGATGCTGAAATACGTTACCGGAGACTTAAAG ATCTTTTTCCCCGAGATCATCGCTAGGGCCGCAGAACGTCTGCGGTATGTCCTTGGTTTTGAGCTA TCAGCTTGGCAGAAAGCACCATATACTTATATCCTTATCAACAAACTGAAACCTCTTGAGAAGGAAGAGTAGGATCTGGGAGGCGATGTCCCCAGATTGGGTCTCTTAATGATGATCGTGGGCTTTATCTACACGAAAGGTAATAGCGCCAGGCAGGCACCGGCCTGGGAGATGCTGCGTGGGTTGGAGGTGTGTTCCTCAAAGTG CTATCTCATTGGGCACATGAAGAAGCTTATTATGGGAGATTTCATGCAGCAGCGATACCTCCATTACACGCGGGTACCTCACAACAGTCAACCGGAATGTGAATTATCTTAGGATCCCCAAAGGAACCTGGAAACCAACAAGATGAAATTCCTGGATTTCATGTCTAAGCTCCGTAAAAAGGAACCCCAGTACTGGCCAGTGCAGAATCATGAGGCCTCCAAGGCCGGAGCTGAAACCAGTGTGAGGGCTTGGGTTAGGACCAGAGCTCATGCTGGGGCTGGCATCCGCCCCTGGCGAGGGCTGAgaaaaggtgggggtgggggtggggcgccgTGA